The Manis javanica isolate MJ-LG chromosome 6, MJ_LKY, whole genome shotgun sequence genome contains a region encoding:
- the LOC118971619 gene encoding uncharacterized protein isoform X2 codes for MSTNKVRDAARRGECGIDARALRRWGQGPLPTNVAHARPAGQGRPLLVPTMLLSNSVQPPAAEEAFCLCPPAGVSTPLPRPPAEAAVACQSPALPAGALQQRPPAASSRRLQGPPSPGTPLARDPPRQGPGTLFLTQACAPRRGSSCATTDPGALPPVPASWCLPLTPAPDACCHHRPPVPSSR; via the exons ATGAGCACGAACAAGGTCAG GGATGCTGCACGGAGAGGGGAGTGTGGGATTGATGCCCGCGCCCTCCGTCGTTGGGGGCAGGGACCGCTCCCAACCAACGTCGCACATGCTCGTCCCGCCGGCCAGGGCCGCCCGCTTCTGGTGCCCACCATGCTTCTCTCCAACAGTGTGCAGCCACCTGCAGCAGAGGAAGCATTCTGCTTGTGCCCGCCCGCCGGTGTCTCCACTCCGCTGCCAAGGCCTCCCGCTGAAGCCGCCGTCGCTTGCCAAAGCCCTGCGCTGCCTGCCGGTGCCCTCCAACAGCGACCGCCCGCGGCCTCCTCCCGCCGGCTCCAGGGGCCCCCCTCGCCAGGGACCCCCCTCGCCAGGGACCCCCCTCGCCAGGGACCCGGCACCCTCTTCCTCACGCAGGCCTGTGCTCCTCGCAGGGGCAGCTCATG CGCAACCACCGACCCCGGAGCCCTCCCGCCTGTCCCCGCCAGCTGGTGCCTCCCGCTGACACCTGCCCCGGACGCCTGCTGCCACCACCGCCCTCCAGTGCCTTCTTCCCGCTGA
- the LOC118971619 gene encoding uncharacterized protein isoform X4: MSTNKVRDAARRGECGIDARALRRWGQGPLPTNVAHARPAGQGRPLLVPTMLLSNSVQPPAAEEAFCLCPPAGVSTPLPRPPAEAAVACQSPALPAGALQQRPPAASSRRLQGPPSPGTPLARDPPRQGPGTLFLTQACAPRRGSSCWCLPLTPAPDACCHHRPPVPSSR; the protein is encoded by the exons ATGAGCACGAACAAGGTCAG GGATGCTGCACGGAGAGGGGAGTGTGGGATTGATGCCCGCGCCCTCCGTCGTTGGGGGCAGGGACCGCTCCCAACCAACGTCGCACATGCTCGTCCCGCCGGCCAGGGCCGCCCGCTTCTGGTGCCCACCATGCTTCTCTCCAACAGTGTGCAGCCACCTGCAGCAGAGGAAGCATTCTGCTTGTGCCCGCCCGCCGGTGTCTCCACTCCGCTGCCAAGGCCTCCCGCTGAAGCCGCCGTCGCTTGCCAAAGCCCTGCGCTGCCTGCCGGTGCCCTCCAACAGCGACCGCCCGCGGCCTCCTCCCGCCGGCTCCAGGGGCCCCCCTCGCCAGGGACCCCCCTCGCCAGGGACCCCCCTCGCCAGGGACCCGGCACCCTCTTCCTCACGCAGGCCTGTGCTCCTCGCAGGGGCAGCTCATG CTGGTGCCTCCCGCTGACACCTGCCCCGGACGCCTGCTGCCACCACCGCCCTCCAGTGCCTTCTTCCCGCTGA
- the LOC118971619 gene encoding uncharacterized protein isoform X5, which produces MVEASFKDGTVEGTLNNEHEQGMLHGEGSVGLMPAPSVVGGRDRSQPTSHMLVPPARAARFWCPPCFSPTVCSHLQQRKHSACARPPVSPLRCQGLPLKPPSLAKALRCLPVPSNSDRPRPPPAGSRGPPRQGPPSPGTPLARDPAPSSSRRPVLLAGAAHAGASR; this is translated from the exons ATGGTGGAGGCTTCTTTCAAGGATGGCACCGTGGAGGGGACCCTGAACAATGAGCACGAACAAG GGATGCTGCACGGAGAGGGGAGTGTGGGATTGATGCCCGCGCCCTCCGTCGTTGGGGGCAGGGACCGCTCCCAACCAACGTCGCACATGCTCGTCCCGCCGGCCAGGGCCGCCCGCTTCTGGTGCCCACCATGCTTCTCTCCAACAGTGTGCAGCCACCTGCAGCAGAGGAAGCATTCTGCTTGTGCCCGCCCGCCGGTGTCTCCACTCCGCTGCCAAGGCCTCCCGCTGAAGCCGCCGTCGCTTGCCAAAGCCCTGCGCTGCCTGCCGGTGCCCTCCAACAGCGACCGCCCGCGGCCTCCTCCCGCCGGCTCCAGGGGCCCCCCTCGCCAGGGACCCCCCTCGCCAGGGACCCCCCTCGCCAGGGACCCGGCACCCTCTTCCTCACGCAGGCCTGTGCTCCTCGCAGGGGCAGCTCATG CTGGTGCCTCCCGCTGA
- the LOC118971619 gene encoding uncharacterized protein isoform X3, with protein sequence MVEASFKDGTVEGTLNNEHEQGMLHGEGSVGLMPAPSVVGGRDRSQPTSHMLVPPARAARFWCPPCFSPTVCSHLQQRKHSACARPPVSPLRCQGLPLKPPSLAKALRCLPVPSNSDRPRPPPAGSRGPPRQGPPSPGTPLARDPAPSSSRRPVLLAGAAHAQPPTPEPSRLSPPAGASR encoded by the exons ATGGTGGAGGCTTCTTTCAAGGATGGCACCGTGGAGGGGACCCTGAACAATGAGCACGAACAAG GGATGCTGCACGGAGAGGGGAGTGTGGGATTGATGCCCGCGCCCTCCGTCGTTGGGGGCAGGGACCGCTCCCAACCAACGTCGCACATGCTCGTCCCGCCGGCCAGGGCCGCCCGCTTCTGGTGCCCACCATGCTTCTCTCCAACAGTGTGCAGCCACCTGCAGCAGAGGAAGCATTCTGCTTGTGCCCGCCCGCCGGTGTCTCCACTCCGCTGCCAAGGCCTCCCGCTGAAGCCGCCGTCGCTTGCCAAAGCCCTGCGCTGCCTGCCGGTGCCCTCCAACAGCGACCGCCCGCGGCCTCCTCCCGCCGGCTCCAGGGGCCCCCCTCGCCAGGGACCCCCCTCGCCAGGGACCCCCCTCGCCAGGGACCCGGCACCCTCTTCCTCACGCAGGCCTGTGCTCCTCGCAGGGGCAGCTCATG CGCAACCACCGACCCCGGAGCCCTCCCGCCTGTCCCCGCCAGCTGGTGCCTCCCGCTGA